The following coding sequences are from one Penaeus monodon isolate SGIC_2016 chromosome 21, NSTDA_Pmon_1, whole genome shotgun sequence window:
- the LOC119586189 gene encoding epidermal growth factor receptor-like — protein MGAFPPEARAVVGALLVAALCHASASSLSSGTSPLVVVTPTDADSVSVCQGTSHGLSASPGENTYLDLKQRYSNCTLVDGNLELTWLQGRDLDLSFLQDIREVTGYVLLDHVTAHNVRLPFLTLIRGTSLLPPPTQNAQRPRFGLLVAHAHVDRLEMPALGEILEGSVGVFNSTGLCHWRSVDWSGILSYEEECLINPNSLESSSNCTCDIGCSSGCWGEREDSCHSLETCSQQCHGFPCYGTRPEECCHPLCAAGCTGPSSKDCRACRFFSDGGECVPECLSVFQYNVTTSSWDTDPHGKYSFVNICVEDCPAPLLKEGGMCVRKCSQGKTGHEGMCVPCEGPCPEVCPGVGVVHAGNVKFFKGCTTIRGSLILLNESFSGHEGTASHPTSTEGYAIMNPKELEVFSTVKEVTGYIDIRAAHPLLTNLSFLRNLEVVGGESLTEYSSSIFITGTSLQNLALSSLRIVKAGHIRITDNSNLCYVENVRWEKIIEDSGERVHLMNNADRGSCTAASSVCHETCSDDGCWGSGQDQCLSCKNFSLQNTCVEHCNISRVFQVNSNICDFCHEECEERCYGLDSDQCERCKNVEKGSNCVPECSDDEFEDNGVCLPCDISCIYGCSGPSNIVGKGGCTKCAKYVMNGNLEVTHCLPHGFHCPEGNFFDWLVIEDSGNVSLGSRCYLHCDLKFPQDNSVQFDCSHPCPEEFQAFQAVPVCLVDKRRAHRNLVNKVNRQLNRAEQFRYYNAYITTDRQYAQSLATDLDALGDTGDMVLYGMTIAMKDNIDVANMPHTAGHMMLSNYVPKQDAPLSSSLKNAGVIILGKVNMHELAYGVTSNNAAFGPVRNAFNSNKFAGGSSGGTATAVALGLADAGIGSDTGGSSRIPAAVSGIVGFRPSTGRYPAEGMTHLSWTRDTPGPMARDVRTVAVLDAVLAGSSSSEIAPIIPRDIRLGVPRTHFYQSLSRDVSGRMEEVLKVLSAEGIELVEANMHYVPKLTELTGFPVIFYESLVAFHQLLNRTNLRVSFSDFVDGISSPDVKNLVKSIISDPVPELKYQQSLYHYRLLLKEAYQEYFDLNRVDAAIFPSVPLPAMDIVGSEDTVMLHGDQVPTLATYIRNTDPSSNAGVPSLAIPMGVNREGLPMGLQIEGPEGSDRKLLAIGAAVEEILSKIQGF, from the exons ATGGGCGCGTTTCCGCCCGAGGCCAGAGCGGTGGTTGGCGCGTTGCTCGTGGCGGCGCTGTGTCACGCAAGtgcctcctccttgtcctccggAACATCTCCCTTGGTGGTCGTGACGCCCACGGACGCTGACTCTGTCTCAG TATGTCAAGGGACATCACATGGCCTGTCAGCATCGCCGGGGGAAAATACCTACCTTGACCTCAAACAACGTTACTCAAACTGTACTCTTGTTGACGGGAATCTCGAACTGACCTGGCTGCAGGGGCGTGACCTTGACCTCTCCTTCCTGCAAGACATCAGAGAG GTAACGGGCTATGTCCTCCTCGACCACGTGACCGCCCACAACGTACGGcttcctttcctcactctcaTCCGAGGAACGTCGCTCCTTCCGCCGCCCACGCAGAACGCCCAACGCCCACGCTTTGGACTCCTCGTCGCTCACGCCCACGTGGATAGGCTGGAGATGCCGGCGCTGGGAG AAATCTTAGAGGGCAGCGTGGGCGTCTTCAACAGCACTGGCCTGTGCCACTGGCGGTCCGTAGACTGGTCGGGTATCCTATCATACGAGGAAGAGTGTCTCATCAACCCAAACAGCCTCGAGTCCTCCTCCAACTGCACGTGCGATATCGGGTGCTCAAGTGGGtgctggggagagagagaggacagctgTCACAGCCTTGAAACCTGTTCTCAGCAGTGTCACGGGTTCCCCTGTTATGGAACTCGACCCGAGGAGTGTTGTCACCCTCTCTGTGCTGCCGGGTGCACGGGGCCTTCGAGTAAGGACTGCCGG GCGTGTCGTTTCTTCAGTGACGGTGGCGAGTGTGTCCCAGAGTGCCTCTCCGTATTCCAGTACAATGTTACGACGTCTTCCTGGGACACAGACCCTCATGGGAAGTACTCCTTCGTAAACATCTGCGTCGAGGACTGCCCTGCGCCCCTGCTTAAGGAGGGGGGAATGTGCGTCCGGAAATGCTCGCAGGGAAAGACAGGGCATGAAGGGATGTGTGTTCCCTGTGAAGGCCCGTGTCCTGAGGTCTGTCCCGGCGTTGGTGTCGTCCATGCTGGGAACGTCAAGTTCTTCAAAGGATGTACAACTATTCGGGGATCTTTAATTCTGCTAAATGAATCTTTCTCGGGGCATGAAGGAACAGCGTCTCATCCTACATCTACTGAAGGATATGCCATCATGAATCCTAAAGAGCTAGAAGTCTTTAGCACAGTCAAGGAAGTGACAGGGTACATAGACATCCGAGCAGCGCATCCTCTTCTTACAAACCTTAGCTTCTTAAGGAATCTTGAAGTTGTTGGTGGAGAGAGTCTAACTGAATACTCGTCTTCAATCTTTATCACCGGGACTTCACTGCAAAACCTGGCCCTTTCATCTCTCAGGATAGTTAAAGCTGGACATATCAGGATTACTGACAACTCCAATCTCTGTTATGTGGAGAACGTTCGATGGGAAAAGATCATAGAAGACAGTGGAGAAAGAGTACATCTTATGAACAATGCTGATCGTGGGAGCTGCACCGCTGCTAGTTCCGTATGCCACGAAACTTGCAGTGATGATGGGTGCTGGGGATCTGGGCAAGATCAGTGCCTTTCTTGCAAAAATTTTAGTCTCCAAAACACATGTGTGGAGCATTGCAATATCTCTCGCGTCTTCCAAGTGAATTCCAATATATGTGACTTCTGCCATGAAGAATGTGAAGAACGGTGCTATGGCTTGGACTCAGACCAATGTGAACGATGTAAGAATGTAGAAAAAGGATCTAATTGCGTTCCAGAATGTTCCGATGATGAATTTGAAGACAATGGAGTCTGTCTTCCTTGTGATATTAGTTGTATATATGGGTGTTCAGGACCAAGTAATATCGTGGGTAAAGGAGGCTGTACAAAGTGTGCCAAATATGTTATGAATGGCAACTTGGAAGTAACTCACTGTCTTCCTCATGGATTCCATTGTCCAGAGGGAAATTTTTTCGACTGGTTGGTCATCGAAGACAGCGGGAATGTATCATTAGGATCTCGTTGTTATCTACATTGCGACTTAAAATTCCCACAGGACAACAGTGTGCAGTTTGACTGCAGTCACCCTTGTCCTGAGGAGTTCCAGGCATTTCAGGCTGTGCCTGTATGTCTCGTAGATAAGCGACGTGCCCATAGAAATCTTGTCAACAAGGTAAACAGACAATTAAATAGGGCAGAACAGTTTAGATATTATAATGCTTATATCACTACTGATCGCCAATATGCTCAAAGCCTTGCAACGGACCTTGACGCTCTTGGGGACACGGGTGATATGGTCTTATATGGAATGACTATCGCAATGAAAGACAATATTGACGTCGCTAACATGCCACATACTGCAGGGCACATGATGCTTTCTAATTACGTACCAAAGCAGGATgcgcctctctcttcttccttaaaGAACGCTGGAGTCATCATCTTGGGGAAAGTTAACATGCACGAACTGGCTTATGGTGTAACTAGCAATAATGCAGCATTTGGTCCTGTCAGAAATGCGTTCAATTCAAACAAATTTGCTGGTGGAAGCAGTGGTGGCACTGCCACTGCAGTTGCCCTTGGGTTAGCTGATGCCGGCATCGGGTCAGATACTGGTGGATCTTCGCGTATTCCGGCTGCTGTGAGTGGCATTGTGGGTTTCCGTCCCAGCACGGGTCGCTATCCAGCCGAAGGCATGACTCATCTCTCCTGGACTCGCGATACCCCAGGTCCTATGGCCAGAGATGTGCGCACAGTGGCAGTGCTTGATGCTGTACTGGCAGGATCCTCCTCCAGCGAGATTGCACCGATAATCCCCAGGGATATCCGACTGGGTGTGCCAAGAACTCACTTTTACCAGAGTCTTTCCCGTGATGTTTCTGGTCGCATGGAGGAAGTTCTAAAGGTTCTCTCTGCTGAAGGCATCGAGTTAGTAGAAGCTAATATGCATTATGTCCCAAAACTGACTGAGTTAACTGGATTCCCGGTCATATTTTACGAAAGTCTCGTCGCTTTCCATCAGCTCCTCAACCGAACAAATTTGCGGGTGTCTTTCAGTGACTTTGTTGATGGAATTTCTAGCCCGGACGTTAAGAACCttgtaaaatctattatatcagaCCCCGTACCAGAGTTGAAGTACCAACAATCCTTATACCATTATCGTCTATTGCTAAAGGAAGCTTATCAAGAGTACTTCGACCTCAATCGTGTTGATGCCGCAATATTCCCGTCCGTGCCCTTGCCAGCCATGGATATCGTCGGAAGCGAGGACACTGTGATGCTCCATGGCGATCAAGTGCCCACGCTGGCAACCTACATCAGGAACACGGACCCGTCAAGCAATGCCGGCGTGCCAAGCCTCGCGATCCCAATGGGGGTCAACCGCGAGGGCTTGCCTATGGGCCTGCAGATCGAGGGGCCGGAGGGAAGCGACAGGAAGCTGTTGGCGATCGGCGCCGCAGTCGAAGAGATTCTTAGTAAAATTCAAGGTTTTTGA
- the LOC119586188 gene encoding kelch-like protein 3 (The sequence of the model RefSeq protein was modified relative to this genomic sequence to represent the inferred CDS: added 40 bases not found in genome assembly), whose protein sequence is MSDLGATSGEEEEYFSDAETVMSDQQQEKPKEETRKDEEQEEKKEEEDDPEKPWQRKKSNIKSRICFLRKSGQLSDLTVTFPGDTRTIKVHRLVLAMSSPVLETLLEGPLENNNVLVRPEDPPEAFEWLMDHIYQDKSQLPEVSVAVQVYQLASKYQMDSLDQMCSKFLLEKVNVENFPFVYNTAVFLQDTKLLEKCSLVLAPSSDQIMSSQDIGVMSAGALTELLKHPSLSVSSETLVYKALITWGRSKLADPSPESLRQAVKEFLPLVRFRAMTTDEFVEHVLPSEVLSNDECVKLLKTIKGMADDSPDVAPCTISEKRPSLEKVAELLQIREDVTSIFANEAEVSIVRTFKTPKPIYVSKVSCTALSSLAQGPAEVKDAENKVLGKGSWQGMSCRFPQPVRLEPNGEYRVDVTLKELRWVNSYGAVNVQQEEGHFTGEALLGKVVLYFMEDRPPEETPPPEESTPKDPPPLENSPPQEPPLLQDTPPEGD, encoded by the exons ACCGTCATGAGTGACCAACAGCAAGAAAAGCCGAAAGAGGAGACACGGA CCCGGAGAAGCCGTGGCAGCGCAAAAAGTCAAATATTAAAAGTCGAATATGTTTTCTACGAAAATCCGGCCAACTCTCGGACCTCACCGTCACTTTTCCGGGAGACACAAGGACGATCAAG GTCCACCGACTGGTTCTGGCCATGAGCTCCCCCGTGCTGGAGACGCTCCTCGAAGGTCCTCTCGAGAACAACAACGTCTTGGTTCGGCCTGAGGACCCCCCCGAGGCCTTTGAATGGCTCATGGATCACATTTACCAAGATAAGAGCCAGCTGCCCGAAGTGAGCGTGGCGGTGCAAGTGTACCAGCTGGCCAGCAAGTACCAGATGGATTCGCTGGATCAGATGTGTTCGAAG TTCTTGTTGGAGAAAGTTAACGTAGAGAACTTTCCCTTTGTCTACAACACGGCAGTCTTTCTACAAGATACAAAACTCCTTGAGAAGTGTTCTTTG GTCCTGGCACCTTCCTCCGACCAAATAATGTCGTCACAGGATATCGGAGTGATGAGCGCCGGCGCCCTTACGGAGCTCCTGAAGCATCCTAGTCTCTCGGTTTCCTCAGAGACCCTCGTGTACAAAGCCCTGATCACGTG GGGGCGCTCGAAGCTGGCCGACCCGAGTCCGGAGAGCCTTCGGCAGGCGGTGAAGGAGTTCCTTCCGCTGGTTCGCTTCAGGGCGATGACAACCGACGAGTTCGTGGAGCACGTCCTTCCTTCGGAGGTTCTGAGCAACGACGAATGCGTCAAGCTCCTCAAGACCATCAAAGGCATGGCCGACGACTCGCCTGATGTCGCGCCGTGTACCATCAGCGAGAAGAGACCAAGTCTTGAAAAGGTCGCGGAGCTTCTGCAAATCCGAGAGGACGTCACCAGCATCTTCGCCAACGAGGCCGAGGTGTCGATCGTGAGGACTTTCAAGACCCCGAAACCGATCTATGTGAGTAAGGTCTCGTGCACCGCCCTCTCCAGCCTAGCTCAAGGACCCGCCGAGGTGAAGGACGCCGAGAACAAGGTGCTTGGCAAGGGATCCTGGCAAGGGATGTCCTGCAGGTTCCCGCAGCCCGTGAGACTCGAGCCCAACGGGGAGTACAGAGTGGACGTGACCCTGAAGGAGCTCAGGTGGGTCAACAGCTACGGTGCCGTTAACGTCCAACAGGAAGAAGGTCATTTCACAGGAGAAGCTCTGCTCGGCAAGGTCGTGCTATATTTCATGGAGGACAGGCCGCCGGAGGAAACGCCGCCTCCGGAGGAAAGCACGCCAAAGGATCCACCTCCTCTAGAGAACAGTCCGCCGCAGGAGCCTCCGCTTCTACAAGACACACCTCCTGAAGGCGACTGA